The following coding sequences are from one Salvia hispanica cultivar TCC Black 2014 chromosome 3, UniMelb_Shisp_WGS_1.0, whole genome shotgun sequence window:
- the LOC125213519 gene encoding receptor-like serine/threonine-protein kinase SD1-8 → MNLVDDLRSGVETNLTSWRSLDDPSSGEFVFRIKNHGLPQMVILNGEKTFYRSGPWNGLQFSNMEASPNSVFQTDFNFSHGWLISVSRAYDSSIFTRLKLDASGTIQRYTMNLQRDAWNLAYTFPQDKCEEYGYCGPHAVCSIDRVQRCQCLKGFKPASPNDWDLQDWSSGCRRAEPLDCEGGDGFHEVRGVKYPDMIKFWLNMSMSLHECRAECLRNCNCTAYANAYVANGGSGCLVWLGDLVDVKQFTGADSNQNLFVRLPISELGGTTDEKERKRRRPTKVVVISVTCGVISAGFIVGVILLLTRRKRQPASDSKINREDQELQLFKFPTLMAATNSFSRENLIGEGGFGLVYKGKLFTEEEIAVKRLSRTSQQGLKEFKNEVTLIAKLQHRNLVRLLGCCIEGEERMLVYEYLKNRSLDYFVFDQNQRKLLTWPKRFDIIMGIARGLLYLHQDSRLKIIHRDLKTSNILLDGDLNPKISDFGLARIFGEDQCIAKTKRVIGTYGYMAPEYAFDGKYSVKSDVFALGVILLEIVSGKKNRGFDYYSLSGHAWLLWKEGNILELMDECLSNTWIESQVKRCIHVGLLSIQKYAEDRPVMSSIVSMLGSDGAMLPDPKEPGFFGESSPSCRTISRQETFTITELEAR, encoded by the exons ATGAATCTCGTAGATGATCTTCGTTCCGGTGTTGAGACGAACTTGACATCTTGGAGAAGTTTGGACGATCCTTCTTCTGGAGAGTTTGTGTTCAGGATCAAGAATCATGGATTGCCTCAGATGGTGATCTTGAATGGAGAAAAAACGTTTTATCGATCAGGACCGTGGAATGGGCTTCAGTTTAGCAACATGGAAGCCTCTCCCAATTCTGTTTTTCAAACTGATTTCAATTTCAGCCATGGGTGGTTGATTTCCGTCAGTAGGGCTTATGACAGTTCAATTTTCACACGGCTGAAGCTTGACGCATCTGGCACCATCCAGCGGTATACCATGAACTTGCAAAGAGACGCGTGGAATCTGGCCTACACCTTTCCACAAGACAAATGTGAAGAGTATGGTTATTGCGGACCGCATGCAGTCTGCAGCATTGATAGAGTGCAGAGATGCCAGTGTTTGAAGGGGTTTAAACCCGCGTCGCCAAATGATTGGGATCTTCAAGATTGGAGCAGTGGATGCAGGAGAGCTGAGCCGTTGGATTGTGAGGGTGGAGATGGTTTTCATGAGGTAAGAGGGGTGAAGTATCCTGATATGATCAAGTTTTGGTTGAATATGAGTATGAGCCTCCATGAATGCCGAGCTGAGTGCTTGAGAAATTGCAACTGCACCGCGTATGCTAATGCATATGTTGCTAATGGAGGCAGTGGATGCCTCGTGTGGCTCGGGGATCTCGTTGATGTTAAACAATTTACTGGTGCGGATAGTAACCAGAACTTGTTTGTTCGCCTGCCAATTTCAGAACTAGGTGGTACAACCGACGAGAAGGAGAGGAAGAGAAGAAGGCCGACAAAAGTTGTAGTGATATCAGTTACATGTGGAGTTATTTCAGCAGGTTTTATTGTTGGAGTGATACTTTTACTGACAAGAAGAAAGAGGCAGCCAG CATCAGATTCAAAGATTAACAGAGAAGATCAGGAATTGCAATTATTCAAGTTTCCGACTCTTATGGCTGCAACAAATAGCTTCTCTAGGGAGAACCTCATCGGGGAGGGAGGTTTCGGCCTTGTCTACAAG GGGAAGTTATTTACGGAAGAAGAAATAGCTGTCAAAAGATTGTCAAGAACTTCACAACAAGGCCTCAAAGAGTTCAAGAACGAAGTCACCTTGATTGCGAAACTTCAGCATAGAAACCTCGTCAGACTTTTGGGATGCTGCATTGAAGGGGAAGAGAGAATGCTTGTATATGAATACCTGAAGAATAGAAGTCTCGACTACTTTGTTTTTG ATCAAAACCAAAGAAAACTGTTGACATGGCCTAAGCGCTTTGACATAATCATGGGAATCGCTAGGGGGCTGCTATATCTTCATCAAGACTCCAGATTAAAGATTATCCATAGGGATCTAAAGACGAGCAATATTCTACTAGATGGAGATTTGAATCCGAAGATCTCAGACTTTGGATTAGCAAGAATTTTTGGAGAGGACCAATGCATTGCTAAAACAAAACGAGTTATTGGGACCTA TGGCTATATGGCTCCAGAATACGCTTTTGATGGGAAGTATTCAGTTAAATCAGACGTCTTTGCGTTGGGAGTGATATTGTTGGAGATTGTGAGTGGAAAGAAGAACAGAGGCTTCGACTATTATAGCCTTTCGGGACAT GCATGGCTGCTGTGGAAAGAAGGCAACATTCTGGAGCTAATGGATGAATGTTTGAGCAATACATGGATTGAATCTCAAGTGAAAAGATGCATACACGTCGGGTTATTAAGCATTCAAAAATATGCGGAAGATAGGCCAGTCATGTCATCAATAGTTTCCATGTTAGGAAGTGATGGAGCAATGCTACCAGATCCTAAAGAACCtggattttttggtgaaaGTAGTCCGAGCTGCAGAACAATTTCACGCCAGGAAACATTCACCATCACTGAGTTAGAAGCCAGATGA
- the LOC125209554 gene encoding LOW QUALITY PROTEIN: putative serine/threonine-protein kinase receptor (The sequence of the model RefSeq protein was modified relative to this genomic sequence to represent the inferred CDS: inserted 1 base in 1 codon) — protein sequence MFNRILFKLLLYSTFLKLYDAADTLFPNETIGVGKTLVSHSQVFEVGFFSPGSSFFLGMWYKKTPKVVVWVANRNNPITGSVSGVVLKVSEYGNISISRGGGVIWSGNPSIVGSDPVLKLLDTGNLVVVDSTKQGYIWQSFDYPTDNWLPGIKLVDDSDGGVETYLRSWRTSEDPSPGEFVYRIENQGLPQLVVYKQTKKMFRTGGWNGLGFSGLPLLPNNSITSFSFRDERLISISRPVTSSIFSRTTLEPSGLLQRYNMNSRIDAWTHVQTYPRDKCDAYGNCGAYALCSTEKPQMCQCFKGFAPKSQNDWDIQDWSGGCTRTKPLNCPNGDDGFLEVRKVKYPDTLRTWLNPSMGLEECKAECLKNCSCTACANPYITNGGSGCVMWFGDLIDIREFPEANDNQNIYVRLPASELAGSATNGEEETEEGKRSGAKKLVVIFITASGVVILALLGGGVFFIVRRRREASKSNDEDIELKIFKLETIVAATNNFSSENMIGEGGFGPVYKGSLSAEGEIAVKRLSRTSQQGIEEFKNEVILITKLQHRNLVRLLGCCICREERMLIYEYLQNKSLDHFIFDQNRRKLVTWAMRFDIIMGIARGLLYLHQDSRLKIIHRDLKTSNILLDKDLNAKISDFGLARILGEGQSIARTRRVVGTYGYMAPEYAIYGKYSVKSDVFALGVILLEIVSGRKNRGFGQSDDGHSLLGHAWFLWRENKIWELMDKCLSNTFIESQVKRCIHVGLLCVQKFAEDRPVMSSVVFMLGNDEAIIPDPKEPGFFPEESSSFDTSVCQESSTITDIEARSDSKMVLFSFTTILCSMLHSLPFLTLTVGAVYDHILFPNQSLVIGHTLVSQNQVFEMGFFSPGKSSNRFLGIWYKTTPDVVAWVANRNHPITAHQTPYFMISGNGSLVINSGKSIIWSANSSRVATNPVLQLLDSGNLVLLDNMVEGSYLWQSFDHPTDTLLQGMQLVDDADSGVEKYLTSWRNADDPSPGDYILRIENKGLPDVVALRGATKRYRLGQWNGLYFGGGPRCPNAMYNVSVVFRQERMISIWYNDSTAVTRIMLDPSGTMTRHTLNAQRDKWNRAFTFPQDTCDEYGICGPNGICKSRTDSPIRCQCFKGFAPKYQSYWDLQDWSGGCTRIKPLNCHGEDGFLEVGGVKYPEMLSFWLNMTVSLSECKAECLKNCNCTAYANPFITNGGSSCLMWFNELIDTKELSAADSKQNIYIRVPISELDLSTGLEDEKENKRPMKLILISMASGVFISAFINGGILFMTKLKRQVKSKNEDLELTVIKMETIAQATNNFSTENMIGVGGFGPVYKGNMPSGEEIAVKRLSRSSHQGLEEFRNEVMVIAKLQHKNLVKLLGCCXEEDERMLIYEYLENKSLDLLVFDPGRRTLLTWPMRYDIIMGIARGLLYLHHDSRLKIIHRDLKTSNILLDRHLNPKISDFGLARIFEEDQALARTKRVIGTFGYMAPEYAIDGKYSVKSDIFGLGVVLLEIISGKKNRGYEDSNHNLNLLGHAWLLWKENKSMELMDGCLKNTVRECEVKRCIQVGLLCVQKFADDRPIMSLVVSMLGSNLAVLPEPKEPGFFMQRSSSPVGSYTSPSVKSENTITITDLEAR from the exons ATGTTCAACAGAATTCTCTTTAAGCTGTTACTGTACAGCACCTTTCTGAAACTGTATGATGCAGCAGATACTCTTTTTCCTAATGAAACCATTGGTGTTGGGAAGACTTTGGTTTCCCATAGCCAAGTATTCGAGGTCGGGTTTTTCTCTCCCGGGAGCAGTTTCTTCTTAGGCATGTggtataaaaaaacacccaaaGTTGTAGTTTGGGTTGCAAACAGAAACAATCCCATCACTGGTTCAGTTTCAGGAGTAGTCTTGAAAGTTTCTGAATATGGAAATATTTCTATAAGCAGAGGCGGAGGCGTTATCTGGTCGGGGAATCCATCAATTGTCGGATCAGATCCAGTCTTAAAGCTCCTGGATACCGGAAACCTGGTTGTAGTAGACTCGACAAAGCAAGGCTACATATGGCAGAGCTTTGACTATCCAACTGATAACTGGCTGCCAGGAATCAAGTTGGTGGACGATAGTGATGGTGGTGTGGAGACGTATTTGAGGTCATGGAGAACTTCCGAGGATCCTTCGCCTGGTGAGTTTGTTTACAGGATTGAAAACCAGGGCTTGCCTCAGTTGGTTGTTTACAAACAGACCAAGAAGATGTTTCGAACTGGAGGCTGGAACGGGCTTGGTTTCAGTGGCCTTCCACTCTTACCAAATAACTCCATCACAAGCTTTTCTTTCAGAGACGAGAGGTTGATATCTATATCAAGGCCGGTCACCAGCTCAATTTTCTCAAGAACAACACTCGAGCCATCAGGTTTGCTACAGAGGTACAACATGAATTCTAGAATAGATGCTTGGACGCATGTCCAGACGTATCCAAGAGATAAGTGCGATGCATATGGTAACTGTGGAGCATATGCGTTGTGCAGCACTGAGAAACCGCAGATGTGTCAATGTTTTAAAGGGTTCGCTCCCAAGTCGCAGAATGATTGGGACATTCAAGATTGGTCGGGCGGATGCACTAGGACGAAACCACTGAATTGCCCAAATGGAGATGATGGTTTTCTAGAGGTTAGAAAGGTAAAGTACCCTGATACGTTGAGGACTTGGCTGAATCCTAGCATGGGCCTCGAAGAATGCAAGGCCGAGTGCTTGAAAAACTGCAGCTGCACTGCTTGTGCTAATCCATACATTACTAATGGAGGCAGTGGCTGTGTGATGTGGTTTGGGGATCTCATTGATATCAGAGAATTTCCTGAAGCAAACGATAACCAAAACATCTATGTTCGTCTACCGGCCTCTGAGCTAG cAGGTTCTGCCACCAACGGAGAGGAAGAGACGGAAGAGGGAAAAAGGAGTGGTGCTAAAAAGCTTGTTGTAATATTTATAACTGCTTCTGGAGTTGTAATTCTTGCACTTTTAGGTGGAGGTGTGTTTTTTATCGTCAGACGGAGAAGAGAAg CGTCAAAAAGTAACGATGAAGATATAGAACTGAAAATATTCAAGCTGGAAACTATTGTGGCTGCCACAAACAACTTCTCTTCAGAAAACATGATCGGAGAAGGAGGTTTTGGCCCCGTATACAAG GGGAGTTTGTCTGCAGAAGGAGAAATAGCTGTCAAGAGATTGTCACGAACTTCACAACAAGGCATTGAAGAGTTCAAGAATGAAGTCATCTTGATCACTAAACTTCAACATAGAAACCTCGTCAGGCTTCTGGGATGCTGCATTTGTAGAGAAGAAAGAATGCTGATTTATGAATACCTCCAGAATAAAAGCCTggatcatttcatttttg ATCAAAACCGAAGGAAGCTTGTGACATGGGCTATGCGTTTCGACATAATCATGGGAATTGCAAGGGGACTGCTATACCTCCACCAGGACTCCAGACTAAAGATTATACACCGCGATCTCAAAACAAGCAACATCCTTCTCGACAAAGATCTGAATGCAAAAATTTCCGATTTTGGTTTAGCAAGAATTTTGGGAGAGGGACAATCTATTGCTAGAACAAGACGAGTTGTTGGGACATA TGGCTATATGGCTCCAGAATACGCGATTTATGGGAAGTATTCCGTGAAATCCGATGTGTTTGCACTAGGAGTGATACTGTTAGAGATTGTGAGCGGAAGGAAGAACCGAGGCTTTGGCCAAAGTGACGACGGCCATAGCCTTTTGGGACAT GCATGGTTCCTATGGAGAGAGAACAAAATATGGGAGCTAATGGATAAATGTTTGAGCAATACTTTTATCGAATCTCAAGTGAAGAGATGCATACATGTCGGACTATTATGCGTTCAAAAATTTGCAGAAGATAGGCCGGTCATGTCATCGGTGGTTTTCATGTTAGGAAACGACGAAGCTATTATCCCCGATCCTAAGGAACCTGGGTTTTTTCCTGAAGAGAGTTCGAGCTTCGACACAAGTGTGTGTCAAGAATCAAGCACCATCACTGATATTGAGGCCAGA TCCGATTCTAAGATGGTGCTATTCTCTTTCACTACAATCCTCTGCTCCATGCTTCACTCTCTCCCCTTTCTTACTTTAACTGTTGGGGCAGTTTATGATCACATACTTTTTCCAAATCAATCACTTGTTATAGGCCACACTCTTGTTTCTCAAAACCAAGTTTTTGAAATGGGTTTTTTCTCACCTGGCAAATCCTCAAATAGATTCTTGGGAATATGGTACAAGACCACACCAGATGTTGTAGCTTGGGTTGCAAACAGAAACCATCCCATCACTGCCCACCAAACACCATATTTTATGATATCTGGAAATGGAAGTCTTGTAATAAACAGTGGCAAAAGCATTATCTGGTCAGCGAATTCATCAAGAGTAGCAACAAATCCAGTTTTACAGCTGCTGGATTCTGGAAACTTGGTTCTTCTAGACAACATGGTGGAAGGCAGCTACCTATGGCAGAGTTTTGATCATCCAACTGACACTTTATTGCAGGGGATGCAATTAGTTGACGATGCAGATTCGGGGGTCGAGAAATATTTGACCTCATGGAGAAATGCCGATGACCCTTCTCCCGGAGATTACATATTGAGGATCGAAAACAAGGGCTTGCCTGACGTTGTAGCGCTGAGAGGGGCAACGAAGAGATATCGGCTGGGACAGTGGAACGGTTTATATTTTGGTGGGGGTCCACGCTGTCCCAATGCCATGTACAATGTTTCTGTAGTGTTCAGACAAGAGAGGATGATATCCATCTGGTACAATGACAGCACGGCTGTCACAAGAATAATGCTGGATCCATCTGGTACAATGACACGCCATACGCTAAACGCCCAGAGAGACAAATGGAATCGTGCTTTCACGTTTCCTCAAGATACATGCGACGAATATGGTATTTGTGGTCCTAATGGAATCTGCAAATCCAGAACTGACAGCCCAATTAGATGTCAGTGTTTCAAGGGATTTGCCCCTAAGTATCAAAGTTATTGGGACCTTCAGGATTGGTCGGGTGGGTGCACTAGAATTAAGCCATTGAATTGCCACGGTGAAGATGGATTTCTAGAGGTTGGAGGGGTGAAATATCCTGAGATGTTGAGTTTTTGGTTGAACATGACTGTGAGCCTTAGTGAGTGCAAAGCCGAGTGCTTGAAAAACTGTAATTGCACTGCGTATGCGAATCCATTCATTACTAATGGAGGAAGCAGCTGCTTGATGTGGTTCAATGAACTCATCGACACCAAGGAACTTTCTGCCGCAGATAGCAAGCAAAACATTTATATCCGCGTGCCAATTTCTGAACTAG ATTTGAGCACAGGTTTAGAGGACgagaaggaaaataaaaggCCTATGAAGTTAATACTGATATCAATGGCTTCTGGTGTTTTCATCTCAGCCTTCATCAATGGAGGCATACTTTTTATGACAAAACTAAAGAGGCAAG taaaaagtaaaaatgaggACCTAGAATTAACTGTGATCAAAATGGAGACTATTGCGCAAGCAACAAATAATTTCTCAACGGAAAACATGATTGGGGTTGGAGGATTTGGTCCTGTTTACAAG GGAAACATGCCTTCTGGAGAAGAAATCGCAGTCAAAAGATTGTCGAGATCCTCACACCAAGGTCTTGAAGAGTTCAGAAATGAAGTTATGGTGATTGCAAAACTCCAACACAAAAACCTCGTCAAACTTTTAGGATGTT ATGAAGAAGACGAAAGGATGCTAATATATGAATACCTAGAGAATAAAAGCCTCGATCTTCTTGTTTTCG ATCCTGGCCGGAGAACACTTTTGACATGGCCTATGCGTTATGACATTATTATGGGCATTGCAAGGGGACTGCTATATCTCCACCATGATTCCAGATTAAAGATCATTCATAGGGATCTAAAAACGAGCAATATTTTGCTAGATAGACATTTAAATCCgaaaatttcagattttgggTTAGCAAGAATTTTCGAAGAGGATCAGGCTCTTGCTAGAACAAAAAGAGTTATAGGGACATT TGGATACATGGCTCCTGAATATGCAATTGATGGGAAATACTCAGTGAAATCTGACATCTTTGGTCTCGGGGTGGTGTTGCTGGAGATAATTAGCGGAAAAAAGAACAGAGGATATGAAGACAGCAATCACAATCTTAACCTCTTGGGCCAT GCATGGTTGCTTTGGAAAGAAAACAAGAGTATGGAGTTGATGGATGGATGTTTGAAGAATACAGTTAGGGAGTGTGAAGTGAAGAGATGCATCCAAGTGGGGTTATTATGCGTTCAAAAATTTGCAGATGATAGGCCAATCATGTCATTAGTAGTGTCAATGTTAGGATCTAATCTCGCAGTTTTGCCTGAACCAAAAGAGCCTGGATTCTTTATGCAAAGAAGTTCAAGTCCAGTGGGAAGTTATACATCACCAAGTGTTAAGTCAGAGAATACAATCACTATTACAGACTTGGAGGCCAGATGA
- the LOC125213524 gene encoding G-type lectin S-receptor-like serine/threonine-protein kinase SD1-1, whose translation MAPEYAMDGKYSVKSDIFSLGVILLEIIIGKNNRGYGDPNHCLNLLGHAWLLWKENRIVVLMDECLKNTVRECKVKRCMQVALLCAQKFANDRPIMSTVVSMLGSDGGDLPEPKEPGFFMERSSSPVGSYTSPSFELENTITITDLEARGGEPQSIIARVKCLRS comes from the exons ATGGCTCCTGAGTATGCAATGGATGGGAAATACTCAGTCAAATCTGACATTTTCAGTCTTGGAGTGATTTTGCTGGAAATAATTATTGGAAAAAATAACAGAGGATATGGAGACCCCAATCACTGTCTTAATCTCTTGGGCCAT GCATGGTTGCTATGGAAAGAAAACAGGATTGTGGTGTTGATGGATGAGTGTTTGAAGAATACAGTTAGGGAGTGTAAAGTAAAGAGATGCATGCAAGTGGCGTTATTATGCGCTCAAAAATTTGCAAATGATAGGCCAATTATGTCAACAGTGGTTTCAATGTTAGGATCTGATGGAGGAGATTTGCCAGAACCAAAAGAGCCTGGGTTTTTTATGGAAAGAAGTAGCAGCCCTGTGGGAAGTTACACATCACCAAGTTTTGAGTTAGAGAATACAATCACCATTACAGACTTGGAGGCCAGAGGAGGAGAACCCCA GTCGATCATTGCAAGAGTAAAGTGTTTGAGATCTTGA